In one window of Armatimonadota bacterium DNA:
- a CDS encoding helix-turn-helix transcriptional regulator, whose amino-acid sequence MRKADLRVRNRVKLARVERGYTQQELADLIGVTRQTIGLIEAEQYNPTITLCLCLAQALDKSLTDLFWAEEPQ is encoded by the coding sequence ATGAGGAAGGCGGATTTGCGTGTTCGCAACCGGGTCAAGCTGGCGCGGGTGGAACGCGGCTACACGCAGCAGGAGCTGGCGGACCTGATCGGGGTGACCCGGCAGACCATCGGGTTGATCGAGGCGGAACAGTATAACCCGACGATCACCTTATGCCTGTGCCTCGCGCAGGCGTTAGACAAGTCGTTGACCGATCTCTTTTGGGCGGAGGAACCCCAATGA
- a CDS encoding AraC family transcriptional regulator — translation MKRSTLKAYKERMLRVLVYIQQHLDDELSLEELAGVACFSPYHFHRIFRGMLGESVGEHIRRLRLERAASQLKRSDKPIIKIALEAGYETHEAFSRAFKAMESVSPSEFRSCSRSTSRISTASGVHYRGGKQLKDFNPICSGGEIMEVRIQNIEPMRAAFVRHTGPYGECSTAWGKLTAQLGRQGMLGGDTRFIGICYDDPEITPPEKLRYDACVTVNDDFEAEGEIGLQTITGGQYAVTTHFGAYEKLGETYAKLLGEWLPMSGRELRSAPCLECYLNDPDGTEPEDLITDIYAPLEPR, via the coding sequence ATGAAGAGGTCAACGTTAAAGGCGTACAAAGAGCGTATGCTGCGAGTACTCGTGTACATCCAACAACACCTCGATGATGAGCTCTCCCTTGAGGAGTTGGCGGGAGTCGCCTGCTTTTCACCGTATCACTTTCATCGCATTTTCCGCGGCATGCTGGGGGAATCAGTCGGGGAGCACATCCGGCGCCTCCGGTTGGAGCGCGCGGCGTCACAGCTTAAGCGCAGCGACAAGCCGATCATAAAGATCGCGCTCGAGGCCGGCTACGAAACCCACGAGGCATTCAGTCGCGCCTTCAAAGCTATGGAAAGCGTCTCGCCCTCCGAGTTTCGCTCATGCAGCCGCTCTACTTCGCGCATCAGCACGGCCTCTGGTGTTCACTACCGCGGGGGAAAGCAATTGAAGGACTTCAACCCCATCTGCTCAGGAGGCGAAATCATGGAGGTGAGGATCCAGAATATCGAACCAATGCGTGCAGCCTTCGTCCGCCACACCGGGCCGTACGGTGAATGCAGCACCGCCTGGGGCAAGCTCACCGCGCAGCTCGGCAGGCAGGGCATGCTTGGGGGCGACACGAGATTCATCGGCATCTGCTACGACGACCCGGAGATTACACCTCCAGAGAAGCTTCGCTACGATGCGTGTGTCACGGTGAATGACGACTTTGAGGCTGAAGGCGAGATTGGCCTGCAGACTATCACCGGCGGGCAGTATGCCGTCACGACTCATTTTGGAGCTTATGAGAAGCTAGGTGAGACATACGCGAAGCTGCTCGGAGAGTGGCTGCCAATGAGCGGCCGGGAGTTGCGTTCTGCGCCGTGCCTGGAGTGCTATCTCAACGATCCGGATGGCACGGAGCCCGAGGACCTGATCACTGATATCTACGCACCGTTGGAACCGCGATAG
- a CDS encoding GyrI-like domain-containing protein has translation MMATQEKIDLFRTHQDEYAAPKSPILVNIREGIYLTIEGHGAPGGAEFTAKVGALYGVAYTIKMTRRFAGEQDYVIGKLEAQWWGEKEGVRFEQLPREKWNWRLLIRTPGFVGKHELKQAVSALLDKGKQREVAQVRLEKMAEGMCIQMLHVGPYERESDTIGEMKEFAYREGLVPVGKHHEIYLSDPRRVPPERLKTILRMPVVCRD, from the coding sequence ATGATGGCAACACAGGAGAAGATTGATCTCTTCAGAACGCACCAAGATGAATATGCGGCGCCTAAGTCGCCCATCCTCGTTAATATTCGGGAGGGGATCTATCTCACCATTGAGGGGCACGGCGCACCAGGAGGTGCGGAATTCACGGCGAAGGTTGGTGCGCTCTATGGGGTCGCCTACACGATCAAGATGACGCGCCGATTTGCCGGGGAACAAGACTATGTGATCGGCAAGCTGGAGGCCCAGTGGTGGGGCGAGAAGGAAGGCGTCCGATTCGAACAACTCCCAAGGGAGAAATGGAACTGGAGGCTGTTGATCCGCACGCCTGGCTTTGTCGGCAAGCATGAGCTAAAGCAAGCTGTCTCGGCCCTGCTCGATAAAGGCAAGCAACGCGAGGTTGCTCAGGTCCGGCTCGAAAAGATGGCCGAGGGCATGTGCATCCAGATGCTCCACGTGGGGCCATACGAGCGCGAGAGTGACACAATCGGAGAGATGAAGGAATTTGCCTATCGGGAAGGGCTGGTGCCCGTCGGCAAGCATCATGAGATCTACCTTTCAGATCCACGTCGCGTCCCACCCGAACGGCTGAAGACGATCCTGCGGATGCCGGTTGTGTGCCGCGACTGA
- a CDS encoding GIY-YIG nuclease family protein translates to MKRVYLLESVRYPRQRYVGLASDPEERLKEHNAGKSPHTSRYVPWRIVAAVRFEKAGRAVAFERYLKSGPGRAFAKRHFW, encoded by the coding sequence ATGAAGCGCGTCTATCTCCTTGAGAGCGTGCGCTATCCGCGGCAGCGATACGTTGGACTAGCATCGGACCCAGAGGAACGTCTGAAAGAGCACAACGCTGGCAAGTCGCCCCATACGTCGAGGTACGTGCCGTGGCGCATCGTAGCAGCAGTCCGTTTCGAGAAGGCAGGCCGGGCCGTGGCATTTGAACGGTATCTAAAGTCGGGGCCGGGTCGCGCCTTCGCCAAACGACATTTCTGGTGA
- a CDS encoding sulfatase-like hydrolase/transferase, which yields MADRLTRRQALQRIAAAGAGLALGAPFAERARAERRRPNIVVILTDDQRWDAMGCAGNPFVRTPNMDRIAAEGVRFTKAFVTISLCAPSRACFLTGTYPHTHGVRTNQGEEFGPPLRHFPAILSGVGYDTAFIGKWHMAPTAQPRPGFDYWLSFKGQGTYGDPQLNENGRDFKAQGYMTDLLTEYAVNWLQRPRSRPFCLYLSHKAVHGPFTPAARHADLYQDVDMPEPASFDDDFAGKPEWLRASMVRGARRQEWLADQDKPVPDRIPPGDWNPRNRSQLNYYRALAAVDEGVGKVLETLGQLGVLDSTVIVFAGDNGFFHGEHRRGDKRLMYEESILIPLLMRYPPLAPAGATPDEMILNVDLAPTMLDIAGVPVPDFMQGRSFAPLLAGGEYRARTSFLYQYWKEDWLPGIPTMLGVRTTRWKYITYPWIDDIDELYNLENDPHEMRNLALDPLYAPQLDVMKRELERLKRETDYAEPPPAPVVTQKARGLVLHYRFDGDDPARVADASGHGNDGAIHGARRRRWRGGTALQFTGNERVEVPKSRSLNVSNTPFAVDAWINATGRDGVVAARGGETHGFSLYLKDGRPHFALRIAGVVEKVGANRTINGEWVHLAAALTADRRMKLYVNGEEVASREGSAFIAADPNEDMQLGTDAGTPVADYRGNHALRGLIGEFRLYVGNMTGDQIRARYHAAVPARSH from the coding sequence ATGGCAGATCGTCTCACGCGACGTCAAGCGCTGCAGCGAATAGCGGCGGCGGGAGCCGGTCTCGCGCTCGGGGCGCCGTTTGCCGAACGCGCTCGCGCGGAACGCAGACGGCCGAACATCGTGGTCATCCTCACCGACGACCAGCGGTGGGATGCGATGGGCTGCGCGGGCAATCCGTTCGTCCGCACGCCGAACATGGACCGCATCGCCGCTGAGGGCGTGCGGTTCACGAAGGCCTTCGTCACCATATCGCTGTGCGCCCCCAGCCGCGCTTGCTTCCTCACCGGCACTTACCCGCACACGCATGGCGTGCGCACCAACCAGGGCGAGGAGTTCGGGCCGCCCCTGCGCCATTTCCCCGCGATCCTGAGCGGCGTCGGCTATGACACCGCGTTCATCGGCAAGTGGCACATGGCGCCCACGGCTCAGCCGCGGCCCGGCTTCGACTACTGGCTCAGTTTCAAAGGCCAGGGCACGTACGGCGACCCCCAGCTCAACGAAAACGGACGCGACTTCAAGGCGCAGGGCTACATGACCGACCTGCTCACCGAATACGCGGTCAACTGGCTCCAACGCCCGCGATCCCGGCCCTTCTGCCTGTACTTGTCACATAAGGCCGTACATGGGCCGTTCACGCCGGCCGCGCGTCACGCGGATCTCTATCAGGATGTGGACATGCCCGAGCCGGCCAGCTTCGACGACGATTTCGCAGGCAAGCCGGAATGGCTCCGCGCGTCCATGGTGCGCGGCGCGCGCCGCCAGGAGTGGCTTGCCGACCAGGACAAGCCCGTGCCCGACAGAATCCCGCCCGGCGACTGGAACCCGCGCAACAGGAGCCAGCTTAACTACTACCGCGCGCTCGCCGCCGTTGACGAGGGTGTCGGCAAGGTGCTCGAAACGTTGGGACAGCTCGGCGTTTTGGATTCTACCGTCATCGTCTTCGCCGGCGACAACGGATTCTTCCACGGCGAGCATCGCCGCGGCGACAAGCGCCTGATGTACGAGGAGTCCATCCTGATTCCGCTCCTCATGCGCTATCCGCCACTGGCTCCCGCGGGCGCGACGCCCGACGAGATGATCCTCAACGTGGACCTCGCGCCGACCATGCTCGATATCGCCGGCGTGCCGGTGCCGGATTTCATGCAGGGCCGCTCGTTCGCGCCGCTGCTCGCGGGCGGCGAATACCGGGCTCGCACATCGTTCCTCTACCAGTACTGGAAAGAGGACTGGCTGCCTGGCATCCCGACCATGCTCGGCGTGCGCACGACGCGCTGGAAGTACATCACGTATCCCTGGATTGACGACATTGACGAGTTGTACAATCTGGAAAATGACCCGCACGAGATGCGCAACCTCGCCCTCGACCCGCTCTACGCGCCGCAGCTCGATGTGATGAAGCGGGAGTTGGAACGCCTGAAACGCGAGACGGATTATGCCGAGCCGCCGCCCGCGCCGGTTGTGACGCAGAAAGCCAGAGGCCTGGTCCTGCACTATCGCTTTGATGGGGACGACCCGGCAAGGGTCGCCGACGCGTCCGGACATGGCAATGACGGCGCGATTCACGGCGCGCGACGCCGCCGTTGGCGCGGCGGCACCGCGCTGCAATTCACCGGAAACGAGCGCGTGGAGGTGCCGAAGTCTCGGTCGCTCAACGTCAGCAACACCCCGTTCGCAGTCGACGCGTGGATCAACGCGACGGGGCGCGACGGCGTCGTGGCTGCGCGCGGCGGCGAGACTCACGGCTTCTCGCTGTACCTCAAGGATGGCAGGCCGCACTTCGCGCTGCGGATAGCGGGAGTCGTTGAGAAGGTCGGCGCAAACCGCACGATCAACGGCGAGTGGGTGCACCTCGCGGCGGCGCTCACCGCTGATCGGCGGATGAAGCTCTACGTCAACGGCGAGGAGGTCGCCTCGCGCGAGGGGTCAGCGTTCATCGCCGCCGACCCGAACGAAGACATGCAGCTCGGCACGGACGCAGGCACACCGGTTGCTGATTATCGCGGCAACCACGCCTTGCGCGGGCTCATCGGCGAGTTCCGACTGTACGTCGGCAACATGACCGGCGACCAGATCCGCGCCCGCTACCACGCAGCGGTGCCGGCTCGGAGTCATTGA
- a CDS encoding aldolase: protein MRENHAKEKLLRGEPVFGCAALGTHYPELAHTYAASGFDFLLIENEHWPMSLESDQLLVRAARAADITAITRVPDAEYHLVARTLDTGAEGIIVPRVETPERAAEVVSWSRFPPEGRRGCGPGPLLYDYESVPLPEALEHWNRNTLVVIQAESQQAIERIDEIAAVPGLDAIMIGPADLSISLGIPLQLDHPDFVRSVEAVSQACANHSIISGMFMGDVERVKRYVGLGMRLFSCGGDIGLIRQAGTELVTKLRAGAQEVLG, encoded by the coding sequence ATGAGAGAGAATCACGCGAAGGAGAAGCTGCTGCGCGGTGAGCCGGTGTTCGGTTGCGCCGCGCTCGGCACGCATTACCCGGAACTTGCGCACACATACGCGGCGTCGGGCTTCGACTTTCTGCTCATCGAGAACGAACACTGGCCGATGTCGCTGGAGTCGGATCAACTGCTCGTGCGGGCGGCGCGCGCGGCGGACATCACGGCGATCACGCGGGTGCCGGATGCGGAGTATCATCTCGTCGCGCGGACGCTCGATACCGGGGCGGAGGGCATCATCGTGCCGCGGGTCGAGACGCCTGAGCGGGCCGCGGAGGTTGTTTCCTGGTCGCGTTTCCCGCCCGAGGGGCGGCGCGGCTGCGGGCCTGGGCCGCTGTTGTATGACTACGAGTCGGTACCCCTACCCGAGGCGTTGGAACACTGGAATCGCAATACGCTCGTTGTCATCCAGGCGGAGTCGCAGCAGGCGATCGAGCGGATTGACGAGATCGCGGCGGTGCCGGGCCTCGACGCGATCATGATCGGCCCGGCGGACCTCTCGATTTCCCTCGGGATTCCGCTGCAGCTGGATCATCCCGATTTCGTTCGTTCGGTCGAGGCGGTGTCCCAGGCGTGCGCAAACCACAGCATCATATCGGGGATGTTCATGGGTGACGTCGAGCGAGTGAAGCGATACGTGGGGCTCGGGATGCGCCTGTTCTCGTGCGGCGGCGATATCGGCCTAATTCGACAGGCGGGTACCGAGTTGGTGACGAAACTGCGCGCCGGCGCGCAAGAGGTGCTGGGCTAA